Below is a genomic region from candidate division KSB1 bacterium.
AAATCCCTTCAACCGCCTCGCCTTCAGCCATCGGAATGGTGATTTCCGTTGCCTCGGTTTGCTTGACGGCGGCGACTTTTTCTTTCAGCATCGCCAGCAAGCGTTCTTGATAGGAATCTTTGAAGCTTTTCAAGCGCAATTTTTTCGTATGGCGCTCGATCAACTCCGCCGCCATTTTGAGCTCTTCTTTGTTCTTGCTTTTAACGCCGTTGAGCTCGCCAATCAAGTCGGTGCGGCGGACTTCGTTCCAGCCGCGCAGCGTCGAAACCACAATGGCGTTTTCTTTTACCCACAGCGCCACGACAAATTCCCGGCGCCGCATCACAATTTTGCCGATGCCGTATTTGCCCGAGCTGCGGATCGATTCCCGCAGCGTCGCGTACACTTCAGTCGCCAGCGGCCCGTCCGGCGCCATGTAATAGGACGTATCGAAATTCAGCGGATCGAGCGCCTCTTTGTCGGCGAATTGCACGATAGCAAGAGAATGATCGGCCTCCGGATTGACTTCTTTTAACTCGTCTTCGGTCACGGTGACGAACTTGCCGTTTTCATACTCGTAGCCCTTCACCACTTCTTCATCCAAAACCGGTCCGTGAATCGGGCAGCGCTTTTCCATTTTAATGCGGTTTAGGCAGGGCGCATGAAGGGAATTGAAGGGGATCTCGGCACTCTGAGTGGCGGAAAAAATTTTCACCGGAATATCGAAGAGGCTGAATTGCAAACGGCCATTCCACAATGCGCGCATACCGAGCTCCTTAATTTGTTTTTATAAAATATAATGGAATTATGTTAAGAAGAAGCCGAGTAAATGTCAAGTAAAATTTTATTACAATTAAAAACGCCCCACCCCGCAGTGAGCAGGATGGGGCGCGAC
It encodes:
- a CDS encoding Ku protein; the encoded protein is MRALWNGRLQFSLFDIPVKIFSATQSAEIPFNSLHAPCLNRIKMEKRCPIHGPVLDEEVVKGYEYENGKFVTVTEDELKEVNPEADHSLAIVQFADKEALDPLNFDTSYYMAPDGPLATEVYATLRESIRSSGKYGIGKIVMRRREFVVALWVKENAIVVSTLRGWNEVRRTDLIGELNGVKSKNKEELKMAAELIERHTKKLRLKSFKDSYQERLLAMLKEKVAAVKQTEATEITIPMAEGEAVEGISTETATMKRKMAKAPPAPKTEKKRKVA